A genomic window from Xenorhabdus cabanillasii includes:
- the ansB gene encoding L-asparaginase 2 — MKKIKKTTVASFLALVSGSAFALPNITVLATGGTIAGGGESATQSSYTAGKVGIDSLLNAVPAIKNIADLKGEQVVSIGSQDMNDQVWLTLAKKINADCDKTDGFVITHGTDTMEETAYFLDLTTQCHKPIVMVGAMRPSTALGADGPLNLYNAVAVAADKNSANRGVLLAMNDSVIHGRDISKLSTTEVQAFQAVNAGSQGFIHNGKVNYYSVAPVRADKAVFDVSKLDELPKVGIVYNYSNASDLPAKAFVENGYKGIISAGVGNGNIYKSILDTLAQAAKDGVVVVRSSRIPFGYTTQNAEVNDSKYGFVASERLNPQKARVLLQLALTETSDPVKIQEMFSKY, encoded by the coding sequence ATGAAAAAGATCAAAAAAACAACAGTGGCCAGTTTTCTGGCTTTAGTCAGTGGTTCTGCGTTTGCTTTGCCAAACATTACTGTGTTAGCAACAGGTGGCACAATTGCTGGGGGTGGTGAATCTGCAACTCAGTCTAGTTATACTGCGGGTAAAGTCGGTATTGATTCATTGCTGAATGCTGTTCCCGCCATCAAAAATATTGCTGATCTGAAAGGGGAGCAGGTTGTTAGCATTGGTTCACAGGACATGAACGATCAAGTCTGGCTGACTCTGGCGAAAAAGATCAATGCTGATTGTGATAAAACCGACGGTTTTGTAATCACTCACGGTACTGACACTATGGAAGAAACTGCTTACTTCCTTGACCTGACTACTCAGTGCCATAAACCAATAGTAATGGTTGGAGCAATGCGTCCATCAACTGCTCTGGGGGCTGACGGTCCATTGAACCTCTATAATGCAGTAGCTGTAGCAGCAGATAAAAATTCCGCAAACCGTGGTGTCTTGCTAGCTATGAATGACTCTGTTATTCATGGTCGTGATATCAGCAAATTGAGCACCACTGAAGTTCAGGCATTCCAGGCAGTAAATGCGGGTTCCCAGGGTTTTATTCATAACGGTAAAGTTAACTACTACTCTGTTGCACCAGTAAGAGCTGATAAAGCTGTTTTTGATGTCAGCAAACTGGACGAATTGCCAAAAGTAGGTATCGTTTACAACTACTCGAATGCTTCTGATTTGCCAGCAAAAGCATTTGTGGAAAATGGTTATAAAGGGATTATCAGTGCGGGTGTAGGTAACGGTAATATCTATAAATCCATTTTGGACACACTGGCTCAAGCAGCTAAAGATGGCGTTGTAGTTGTTCGCTCCAGCCGTATTCCTTTCGGTTACACTACTCAGAATGCTGAAGTTAATGACAGCAAATATGGTTTTGTAGCATCAGAACGTTTGAACCCGCAGAAAGCACGTGTTCTTCTGCAACTGGCTCTGACTGAAACTTCTGATCCAGTAAAAATTCAGGAAATGTTTTCTAAATATTAA
- the pflB gene encoding formate C-acetyltransferase — protein MSELNQKFSVAWQGFNEGSWQNEVNVRDFIQKNYTPYEGDESFLAGATKATDILWEKVMEGIKIENRTHAPVDFDTNVASTIISHDAGYIEKDLEQIVGLQTEAPLKRAIIPFGGIKMVEGSCKAYNRELDPQLKQIFSEYCKTHNQGVFDVYTPDILKCRKSGVLTGLPDAYGRGRIIGDYRRVTLYGIDFLRDEKYAQFTSLQEKLENGEDLEATIRLREEISEQHRALGQIKEMAAKYGYDISGPATTAKEAVQWTYFAYLAAVKSQNGAAMSFGRVSSFLDIYIERDLQAGKLTEQEAQELIDHLVMKLRMVRFLRTPEYDELFSGDPIWATESIAGMGLDGRTLVTKNSFRFLNTLYTMGPSPEPNMTILWSEKLPINFKKYAAKVSIDTSSLQYENDDLMRPDFNSDDYAIACCVSPMVVGKQMQFFGARANLAKTMLYAINGGVDEKLKMQVGPKEEPIKDDILDYNKVIERMDHFMDWLAKQYVTALNIIHYMHDKYSYEASLMALHDRDVHRTMACGIAGLSVAADSLSAIKYAKVSPIRDENGLAIDFKIEGEYPQFGNNDTRVDDIACDLVERFMKKIQKLQTYRNAVPTQSVLTITSNVVYGKKTGNTPDGRRAGAPFGPGANPMHGRDQKGAVASLTSVAKLPFAYAKDGISYTFSIVPNALGKNDEARKTNLAALMDGYFHHETHIEGGQHLNVNVMNREMLMDAMENPEKYPQLTIRVSGYAVRFNSLTKEQQQDVITRTFTQTM, from the coding sequence ATGTCCGAGTTAAATCAAAAATTCTCTGTAGCGTGGCAAGGCTTTAACGAAGGTAGCTGGCAGAATGAAGTCAATGTTCGTGACTTCATTCAGAAAAACTACACTCCGTATGAAGGTGATGAATCATTTCTTGCAGGCGCCACAAAAGCGACAGATATTTTGTGGGAAAAAGTCATGGAAGGTATCAAAATCGAAAACCGCACCCATGCTCCGGTTGATTTTGATACTAACGTTGCGTCTACAATTATCTCTCATGATGCTGGTTATATTGAAAAAGATCTGGAACAAATCGTTGGTCTGCAAACGGAAGCGCCTCTGAAACGTGCCATTATTCCATTTGGTGGGATTAAAATGGTTGAAGGCTCTTGCAAAGCATACAACCGAGAGCTGGATCCGCAACTGAAACAAATTTTTAGTGAGTATTGTAAAACCCACAATCAGGGGGTATTCGATGTTTATACTCCTGATATTCTGAAATGTCGTAAATCCGGTGTACTAACTGGTTTGCCTGATGCTTATGGTCGTGGCCGTATTATCGGTGATTATCGTCGTGTTACACTGTACGGTATTGATTTCCTGCGTGATGAAAAGTATGCACAATTCACCTCATTGCAGGAAAAACTGGAAAATGGTGAAGACCTGGAAGCAACTATTCGCCTGCGTGAAGAGATTTCAGAACAGCACCGTGCTCTTGGTCAAATCAAAGAAATGGCTGCTAAATATGGCTACGATATTTCCGGCCCTGCGACCACAGCCAAGGAAGCTGTACAGTGGACTTATTTTGCCTATCTGGCTGCTGTGAAATCTCAAAATGGAGCTGCAATGTCTTTTGGCCGTGTATCCAGCTTTCTGGATATCTACATTGAACGTGACCTGCAAGCGGGCAAATTGACTGAACAAGAAGCACAAGAGCTGATCGACCATCTGGTGATGAAACTGCGTATGGTTCGTTTCCTGCGTACTCCGGAATACGATGAATTGTTCTCCGGTGACCCGATTTGGGCTACTGAATCAATAGCCGGCATGGGGCTGGATGGCCGTACCCTGGTTACTAAAAACAGTTTCCGTTTCCTGAACACTCTGTACACAATGGGGCCATCTCCGGAACCTAACATGACCATTCTGTGGTCTGAAAAACTACCAATCAACTTTAAAAAATACGCAGCAAAAGTGTCTATCGATACTTCATCCTTGCAGTATGAAAATGATGATCTGATGCGCCCTGATTTCAACAGCGATGATTACGCCATTGCATGTTGCGTCAGCCCAATGGTTGTTGGTAAACAAATGCAGTTCTTTGGTGCCCGTGCAAATCTGGCGAAAACCATGTTGTATGCGATCAATGGTGGTGTAGATGAAAAACTGAAAATGCAGGTTGGCCCGAAAGAAGAACCCATTAAAGATGACATTTTGGATTATAACAAAGTCATTGAACGCATGGATCACTTTATGGACTGGCTGGCAAAACAATACGTTACAGCGTTGAATATTATCCACTATATGCATGATAAATACAGCTATGAAGCCTCTTTAATGGCACTGCATGATCGGGATGTTCACCGCACTATGGCATGTGGTATTGCAGGTTTGTCTGTGGCGGCAGACTCTCTGTCCGCGATCAAATATGCAAAAGTATCACCAATCCGTGATGAGAATGGCCTGGCGATTGATTTCAAAATCGAAGGTGAATATCCACAGTTTGGTAATAATGATACTCGTGTTGATGATATTGCCTGCGATTTGGTTGAACGCTTCATGAAGAAGATTCAGAAATTGCAGACCTATCGTAATGCAGTACCAACTCAGTCCGTGTTAACCATTACCTCTAACGTTGTTTATGGCAAAAAAACCGGTAACACACCTGATGGACGTCGTGCAGGTGCCCCATTCGGGCCGGGTGCTAACCCAATGCACGGTCGTGACCAAAAAGGTGCGGTTGCTTCACTGACCTCAGTTGCTAAACTACCATTTGCTTACGCGAAGGATGGTATCTCTTATACCTTCTCCATCGTACCTAATGCTCTGGGCAAAAATGACGAAGCACGCAAAACGAATCTGGCGGCTCTGATGGATGGCTACTTCCATCATGAAACCCATATTGAAGGTGGTCAACATCTAAACGTTAACGTAATGAATCGTGAAATGTTAATGGATGCAATGGAAAATCCTGAAAAATATCCTCAGTTGACGATCCGTGTATCTGGCTATGCGGTACGCTTCAATTCCCTGACTAAAGAACAGCAGCAGGATGTAATTACGCGTACATTTACGCAAACAATGTAA
- a CDS encoding BPSS1780 family membrane protein: MKWIGNAWQIFKANPMQWILLTLVYIVIMVVLNFIPFLNLVCDLFGSVFVAGFIAAAEKQRTTGNFEIDLLFYGFKDKLGTLVAVGALYLGIYILGAVAAVLVAGFGIVELILASQYGEPNPVLLMDSIPSLIWAIFVFCIFSIVALAFIWFAPALIIINDMKFGEAVSMSLNAVKKNLLGGFLFFLLMGILIVTSMIPLLLGLIITIPMNLITYYTTYRSIFYVSKGNSSEEQKSSLII, from the coding sequence ATAAAATGGATCGGTAATGCATGGCAAATATTCAAAGCAAACCCGATGCAATGGATACTATTAACGTTAGTCTATATAGTTATCATGGTAGTCTTGAATTTTATTCCATTTCTAAATTTAGTATGTGATCTATTTGGTTCAGTATTTGTTGCTGGTTTTATCGCGGCTGCTGAAAAACAAAGAACTACCGGTAATTTTGAAATAGATTTATTATTTTATGGATTTAAAGATAAATTAGGTACACTAGTTGCCGTTGGTGCACTTTACCTGGGCATCTATATACTTGGGGCTGTCGCTGCTGTCCTTGTGGCAGGCTTTGGTATAGTAGAACTGATTTTAGCCTCTCAATATGGGGAGCCAAATCCAGTACTATTAATGGATAGCATTCCTTCTCTCATATGGGCAATCTTTGTCTTCTGTATTTTCAGCATAGTCGCCCTTGCATTTATTTGGTTTGCTCCTGCATTGATTATCATTAATGATATGAAATTTGGTGAAGCCGTATCAATGAGCCTGAATGCTGTGAAGAAAAACTTACTCGGTGGTTTTCTGTTTTTCCTGCTAATGGGAATTCTGATAGTTACTTCCATGATACCCTTATTATTGGGCCTGATTATAACTATCCCTATGAATCTTATCACTTATTATACGACATACCGCAGTATTTTTTATGTGTCAAAAGGAAACAGCAGCGAAGAACAAAAATCCAGCTTGATCATCTAA
- the ycaO gene encoding 30S ribosomal protein S12 methylthiotransferase accessory factor YcaO, whose amino-acid sequence MTQTYIPGKDAALEDSINKFQHKLDSLGFNIEEASWLNPVPNVWSVHIRDRDCPLCFTNGKGASKKAALASALGEYFERLSTNYFFADFYLGNTIAKSEFVHYPNEKWFPLPEDDSLPEGILDEHLHRFYNPDNELCGSQLIDLQSGNEERGICALPFTRQSDNETVYIPMNIVGNLYVSNGMSAGNSVNEARVQGLSEVFERYVKNRIIAECISLPEIPQIVMDRYPGVVASVNKLQEEGFPLYCYDASLGGQFPVICVVLFNPNNGTCFASFGAHPDFGVALERTVTELLQGRSLKDLDVFTPPSFDDEEVSEHTNLETHFIDSSGAISWDLFKQDADYEFADWDFSGTTEEEFATLMGIFNSLDAEVYIADYGHLGVYACRILIPGMSDIYPVEDLYIANNTMGTHLRDTILSLPDSQWQPEEYLAFLEQIDEEGLDDFTRVRELLGIAAGKDNGWSNLRLGELKSMLALAGNDLEQALIWVDWTQDFNSSVFTAERANYYRCLHTLLLLTQEKDRDPGQYHQAFVKMYGQKAVDAASSAIDGKNCFYGLWSVDSELKALPAHQALLNAYEKLQKAKRNFWINKQG is encoded by the coding sequence ATGACGCAAACCTATATTCCAGGCAAAGATGCCGCACTGGAAGATTCAATTAATAAATTCCAGCATAAACTGGACTCTCTTGGCTTTAATATTGAAGAAGCCTCATGGCTAAATCCTGTTCCGAATGTCTGGTCAGTGCATATCCGCGATCGTGATTGTCCATTGTGTTTTACTAACGGCAAGGGAGCCAGTAAAAAAGCAGCATTAGCCTCTGCATTAGGTGAATACTTTGAGCGTCTATCGACAAATTATTTTTTCGCTGATTTTTATCTTGGAAATACGATTGCCAAAAGCGAATTTGTTCATTATCCAAACGAAAAGTGGTTCCCTCTGCCGGAAGATGATTCCTTGCCAGAAGGTATTCTGGACGAACATTTGCACCGTTTTTACAATCCTGACAACGAACTTTGTGGCAGTCAGTTGATTGATTTACAATCCGGTAATGAAGAACGTGGGATCTGCGCATTGCCATTCACTCGTCAGTCCGATAATGAAACCGTTTATATTCCGATGAATATCGTTGGGAATCTGTATGTTTCAAACGGTATGTCGGCGGGTAATAGCGTAAACGAAGCTCGTGTTCAGGGGCTATCCGAAGTATTCGAGCGCTATGTGAAAAACCGCATTATCGCAGAATGCATTAGTTTGCCTGAAATTCCACAAATTGTGATGGATCGCTATCCCGGTGTTGTTGCATCAGTCAATAAATTGCAGGAAGAAGGTTTCCCACTTTATTGCTATGATGCTTCTTTGGGCGGTCAATTCCCGGTGATCTGCGTTGTACTGTTCAACCCCAACAACGGCACATGTTTTGCCTCTTTTGGTGCTCACCCTGATTTCGGTGTTGCATTAGAACGTACCGTGACAGAACTTTTACAAGGCCGCAGTCTGAAAGATCTTGATGTCTTTACACCACCAAGTTTCGATGATGAAGAAGTTTCTGAACACACAAATCTGGAAACTCACTTTATTGATTCAAGCGGCGCAATTAGCTGGGATCTGTTCAAACAAGATGCTGATTATGAATTTGCTGATTGGGATTTCAGCGGTACAACAGAAGAAGAATTCGCAACCTTGATGGGCATTTTCAATTCACTGGATGCAGAAGTTTATATTGCTGATTATGGACATCTTGGTGTTTATGCCTGTCGTATTCTGATACCGGGTATGTCAGATATTTACCCGGTTGAAGATCTGTACATTGCCAATAATACAATGGGAACTCACCTGCGTGACACTATTCTGTCCTTGCCTGATAGCCAGTGGCAACCGGAAGAATACCTTGCCTTCCTTGAACAAATAGACGAAGAAGGTCTGGATGATTTTACCCGCGTTCGTGAATTATTAGGAATTGCAGCAGGTAAAGATAACGGCTGGAGCAACTTGCGTCTTGGTGAGCTGAAATCCATGCTGGCACTGGCAGGTAATGATCTGGAGCAGGCTCTGATATGGGTGGACTGGACACAAGATTTCAATTCTTCTGTCTTCACAGCAGAAAGGGCAAATTATTATCGCTGCCTGCATACCCTACTATTGCTTACCCAAGAAAAAGATCGTGATCCAGGGCAATATCATCAGGCTTTTGTCAAAATGTATGGTCAGAAAGCGGTAGATGCTGCATCTTCAGCCATTGATGGTAAAAACTGTTTCTACGGCTTGTGGTCTGTTGATTCAGAATTAAAAGCATTACCAGCCCATCAGGCGTTATTAAATGCTTATGAAAAATTACAAAAAGCCAAACGGAATTTTTGGATAAATAAACAGGGATAA
- a CDS encoding non-ribosomal peptide synthetase: protein MIHTMINTTLHNFESKSTHPTDCDLINILIQKTSENPDHHAIITEERTISYRELVHQARSLAFHLYNLGVKYETPVAILLEPGIEQVISQVAILMAGGSCVPLDPAVPDNRLCFMLQDLQINLTLTTHQYQDRTLPTDFVIINQNILEISKTEDLPNIYRGKNHRSHILFTSGTTGTPKAVEIEARGILRFVVNPTDINLTATDIMASICNPTFDVYLFEIWITLLNGASIVVIPKKIIIDPYLFKVTLEKFSVSCLIMTATLFHLTAQTCPNAFRHLRYLLVGGETLNPHVLRQVLQFTPPQHFINCYGPTESTIMALTYEATLDELTEDNVPIGKPIANADIYILDDQQQPVAPNQIGEIYLAGEGLARGYWNRPEINAQRFMMIDVEKNNQLKRTYRTGDLGWQRSDGIYMYAGRIDNQIKIRGHRIEIEEVETQLLKSQLLQSAAVCVVKKENTEPYLIAFIIPKESETFSRQTLTQCVSHHLPDYMHPRLVVVENIPLTLNGKMDRARLLEEYLKNQKQQFLSQLNTEMSEEELIILNIWSQILDNYDITLDSDFFQLGGNSLQAARLIIEIGDKMQRALPVQLLYESSTPRKLVTSLQQNKNDLADLCTIMLKDGILPSDIQPLSQSPQPWLNLDTGRVLLTGATGFLGAFFLRDLLLQTEINKVICLVRADNNETALLRVKKNLNQYGLWKEEFLSRLQVVASDLIKPQLALSQQIYDQLSTECDVIFHLAAHVNYIQPYSTHYSDNILGTLNVLRFAVSKKTKPLHYVSTLSVFGPVGLFSPVSRIYEDDDITPYLTHLKYDSGYSQSQWVVEQIIWQARNRGIPLAVYRSGFIMGDSLTGVSNPNDFVSRMIKGCIMIKAYPLLANQRKEFVPVNYVSQLLLDISRNNRNLGKAYHLISPDNKQSVDLNPFFELINQCGYHLKDMHYSEWLKKLETDQKLTDNPLLPLLPMLSEKVYGEFTRWEVYENMPTYDAKNTESALETPVIYTPMDRDLLKRYLTYWKQIGFLS from the coding sequence ATGATTCATACAATGATAAATACTACTCTCCATAATTTCGAAAGTAAATCAACACATCCTACTGACTGTGATTTAATTAATATTCTTATACAAAAAACTTCAGAAAATCCTGACCACCATGCAATAATTACAGAAGAACGTACAATCAGTTACCGAGAATTAGTCCATCAAGCACGATCATTGGCATTTCACTTATATAATCTGGGTGTGAAATATGAAACTCCCGTCGCTATTTTACTGGAACCCGGAATCGAACAAGTCATTAGTCAAGTTGCTATTCTAATGGCAGGTGGAAGTTGTGTTCCTCTCGATCCTGCCGTGCCTGATAACAGGCTATGTTTTATGTTACAAGATTTGCAAATAAATCTGACATTAACAACTCACCAATATCAAGATCGCACCTTACCAACAGATTTCGTTATTATTAATCAAAATATATTGGAAATCTCAAAAACTGAAGATCTTCCTAATATTTATAGAGGAAAAAACCATCGTTCCCATATTTTATTCACTTCTGGAACTACTGGAACCCCCAAAGCAGTTGAAATTGAAGCTCGCGGTATTCTTCGCTTCGTTGTTAATCCAACTGATATCAATTTAACTGCTACTGATATAATGGCCTCTATTTGTAACCCTACATTTGATGTTTATCTGTTCGAAATCTGGATAACTTTATTAAATGGAGCTTCAATAGTTGTTATTCCAAAAAAAATAATTATTGATCCATATCTATTTAAAGTCACTTTAGAAAAGTTCTCTGTGAGTTGCCTAATTATGACGGCCACTTTATTCCACTTAACTGCTCAAACATGTCCTAATGCATTTCGTCACTTACGTTACCTTCTCGTAGGTGGTGAAACTCTAAATCCACATGTTTTACGCCAAGTTTTACAATTCACTCCCCCCCAACATTTCATAAACTGCTATGGCCCCACTGAAAGTACCATCATGGCCCTAACCTATGAAGCCACGTTAGACGAATTAACAGAAGACAATGTACCAATAGGAAAGCCAATTGCTAATGCTGATATCTATATTTTAGATGACCAACAACAACCTGTTGCGCCAAATCAAATAGGTGAGATATATCTTGCAGGCGAGGGTTTAGCCCGTGGTTATTGGAATCGTCCAGAAATTAACGCTCAACGTTTCATGATGATTGACGTTGAGAAAAATAACCAATTAAAAAGAACATACAGAACCGGTGATTTAGGCTGGCAACGTTCTGATGGTATTTATATGTATGCAGGACGGATAGATAATCAGATAAAAATACGCGGACATCGTATCGAAATTGAAGAGGTAGAAACTCAGCTATTGAAAAGCCAACTACTACAATCAGCGGCTGTATGCGTAGTAAAAAAAGAGAATACAGAACCCTACTTAATTGCTTTTATCATTCCTAAAGAATCGGAAACTTTCTCCAGACAAACACTCACTCAATGTGTGAGTCATCATTTACCTGATTATATGCACCCCCGGCTTGTCGTTGTTGAAAATATTCCTCTTACCCTAAATGGTAAAATGGATAGAGCCCGTTTGCTAGAGGAATATTTGAAGAACCAAAAACAACAATTTCTGTCTCAATTAAATACTGAAATGAGCGAAGAGGAATTGATCATTTTGAATATTTGGAGTCAAATCTTAGATAATTACGATATTACGTTAGATAGCGATTTCTTCCAGTTAGGCGGTAATTCATTACAAGCAGCCAGACTTATTATTGAAATCGGGGATAAGATGCAGCGAGCTTTACCCGTTCAACTCTTATATGAATCATCCACACCAAGAAAATTAGTAACAAGCTTACAACAAAACAAGAACGACCTCGCTGATTTATGCACTATTATGCTTAAAGATGGCATACTCCCTTCAGATATTCAGCCATTATCTCAATCACCCCAACCGTGGCTCAATTTAGACACAGGACGGGTATTATTAACCGGAGCAACCGGGTTTTTAGGCGCGTTTTTCCTGCGTGACCTGTTGTTACAAACAGAAATTAATAAGGTTATTTGTCTGGTACGTGCAGACAATAATGAAACTGCCCTACTGCGAGTTAAGAAAAATCTGAATCAATATGGCCTATGGAAAGAAGAATTTCTCTCACGATTGCAAGTTGTTGCCAGTGATCTTATCAAACCTCAATTAGCCCTGAGCCAACAAATTTATGACCAACTCTCTACGGAATGTGATGTTATTTTTCATTTGGCTGCACATGTAAATTATATTCAGCCTTACTCTACGCATTATTCTGACAATATTTTGGGAACATTGAATGTATTACGCTTTGCTGTCAGCAAAAAAACAAAGCCCTTACATTATGTATCTACTCTTTCTGTTTTTGGCCCCGTCGGCCTTTTCTCTCCTGTATCCAGAATATATGAAGATGACGATATAACCCCTTACTTGACACACTTAAAATATGATTCAGGATATTCACAAAGTCAGTGGGTTGTTGAACAGATAATATGGCAGGCCAGAAACAGAGGAATACCTCTTGCGGTATATCGTTCTGGCTTTATCATGGGAGATAGCCTGACCGGAGTAAGTAACCCCAACGATTTTGTTTCCAGGATGATCAAAGGCTGTATAATGATCAAAGCTTATCCACTATTAGCCAATCAACGAAAAGAATTCGTTCCCGTTAATTATGTCAGCCAACTCTTACTTGATATCTCTCGTAATAACCGCAACCTGGGAAAAGCTTATCATCTAATTTCACCTGACAATAAACAATCTGTCGATTTAAATCCATTTTTTGAATTAATTAATCAGTGTGGTTATCACCTCAAAGACATGCATTATTCTGAGTGGCTAAAAAAATTAGAAACAGATCAAAAATTGACAGATAACCCGCTGCTACCATTACTGCCGATGTTATCTGAAAAAGTTTATGGTGAGTTTACACGCTGGGAAGTGTACGAAAATATGCCAACATATGATGCAAAAAATACAGAATCAGCATTAGAAACACCTGTTATATACACACCAATGGATAGAGATCTTCTAAAACGTTATCTTACTTACTGGAAACAAATAGGTTTTTTGTCATAG
- the pflA gene encoding pyruvate formate lyase 1-activating protein → MSVLGRIHSFESCGTVDGPGIRFIAFFQGCLMRCLYCHNRDTWDTHCGKTVTVEELIKEAITYRHFMNASDGGVTASGGEAILQAEFVRDWFRACHAEGIHTCLDTNGFVRRYELVIDELLDDTDLVMLDLKQLDDDIHRELVGVSNHRTLEFARYLAKRNQKTWIRYVVVPGWSDDDKSVHMLGEFTRDMKNIEKIELLPYHELGKHKWITMGEEYKLEGVKPPSNETMERVQRILTNYGHNVIY, encoded by the coding sequence ATGTCCGTACTTGGCCGTATCCACTCTTTTGAATCTTGCGGAACCGTCGATGGCCCTGGTATCCGTTTCATCGCGTTTTTTCAAGGCTGCCTGATGCGTTGTCTTTATTGCCATAACCGCGATACATGGGATACACACTGCGGCAAAACTGTAACTGTCGAAGAGCTTATCAAGGAAGCAATAACTTATCGTCATTTTATGAATGCCTCAGACGGCGGAGTCACAGCCTCAGGTGGAGAAGCAATCCTTCAGGCTGAATTTGTCCGTGATTGGTTCAGAGCCTGCCATGCAGAAGGTATTCATACTTGTTTAGATACCAATGGCTTTGTTCGCCGCTATGAATTGGTAATTGATGAGCTGCTGGATGATACCGATTTAGTGATGCTGGATCTAAAACAGCTTGACGATGATATTCACCGAGAATTGGTCGGTGTTTCCAATCACCGAACACTCGAATTTGCCCGTTATCTGGCAAAACGCAATCAAAAAACATGGATCCGCTATGTAGTTGTACCCGGCTGGTCAGATGATGATAAATCTGTCCACATGTTGGGAGAATTCACCAGGGATATGAAGAACATCGAGAAAATTGAATTATTGCCTTATCATGAGCTTGGAAAGCATAAGTGGATTACCATGGGTGAAGAATACAAGCTGGAAGGGGTGAAACCACCTTCTAATGAGACGATGGAACGAGTGCAACGAATCCTGACTAACTACGGGCATAATGTAATTTATTGA
- the focA gene encoding formate transporter FocA: MKTDNPFNLYPPAVMAQIADDSGVYKVNKQLVITYLSAIMAGVFISIAFVFYITATTGTFSIPYGLAKLTGGICFSLGLMLVIIFGVDLFTSTVLTIVSKATGRITWSQMFKNWINVYIGNLIGTLFFVTLMWHSGQYAVANGFWGLNVLQVADHKMHHTFIEALCLGILANLMVCLAVWMSYAGRSLIDKLFALILPISMFVASGFEHSIANMFLIPFGIVIKEFAPAEFWEKVGTTPEQFPQLTVSNFITDNLLPVTIGNIIGGSILVGLTYWFIYLRGRR, translated from the coding sequence ATGAAAACTGACAACCCTTTTAATTTATATCCGCCTGCTGTAATGGCACAAATTGCTGATGATAGTGGTGTATATAAAGTCAATAAACAGCTCGTAATAACTTATTTATCAGCAATCATGGCTGGTGTATTTATTTCCATTGCTTTTGTCTTTTATATTACGGCTACAACAGGAACTTTTTCCATTCCTTACGGTTTGGCTAAATTGACCGGTGGTATCTGTTTCTCCCTGGGCTTAATGTTAGTAATAATATTTGGTGTCGATCTCTTCACCTCCACAGTATTGACTATTGTTTCAAAAGCAACGGGTCGTATTACCTGGTCACAAATGTTCAAAAACTGGATTAACGTCTATATCGGTAATCTGATTGGAACTTTATTTTTTGTCACTTTAATGTGGCATTCGGGCCAATATGCCGTCGCCAATGGTTTCTGGGGCCTGAACGTATTACAGGTAGCCGATCATAAAATGCACCATACCTTTATTGAAGCACTGTGCTTAGGCATTTTAGCTAATTTGATGGTATGTCTTGCTGTCTGGATGAGTTATGCAGGCCGCAGCCTTATTGATAAATTATTTGCATTAATTCTGCCGATTAGTATGTTCGTCGCAAGTGGCTTTGAACACAGCATTGCTAACATGTTTCTGATCCCTTTTGGAATTGTTATTAAAGAGTTCGCTCCCGCTGAATTCTGGGAAAAAGTAGGAACAACACCGGAGCAATTTCCCCAACTGACAGTCTCAAATTTTATTACTGATAACCTGCTCCCAGTTACGATCGGTAACATCATTGGTGGTTCGATATTGGTTGGGTTGACTTATTGGTTCATTTATTTACGTGGTCGACGCTGA